In Flavobacterium luteolum, the DNA window AAGAAATTTCGATACGAAAGCTCTGCAATGGCATCAGCATTTGGTTTTCTAGAGATCTGATATTCTGCAAATATTTTTTTCCAATCGTCTTGGTACTTTTCAATCATTTCACTCAAAACAGTGATATCTTCAAAACCAGCATTCATTCCTTGTCCGTAAAATGGAACAATCGCGTGACAGGCATCTCCAATCAAGGCAATTTTATTTTCGTAAGTCCACGGAAAACATTTCATGGTAACTAAAGTACTGGTAGGATTTTTAAAGAAATCATTTGCCAGTTCTGGAATTACTTCAATCGAGTCTGGGAAATTTTTCTCGAAGAAATCTTCGACCATTTTGCGGTCTGTTAATGACTCAAAAGAGTTTTCTCCTTCAAAAGGCATAAACAAAGTACAAGTAAAACTTCCGTCAAGATTTGGAAGTGCAATTAACATGTACTCGCCTCTTGGCCAAATATGAAATGAGTTTTTATCTAATTTATGTGTTCCGTCTGGATTTGCCGGAATATTTAGTTCTTTATATCCCATATTCAAAAATTCCTGCGAATAATTGAACATGCTCTGGCGCTGCATTCTGTGACGAATTCTAGAAAAAGCTCCATCGGCACCAAAAACCATATCAAATTTTCTTTCTTCCCACTCACCCCTTTCGCTTTCACCAATATGAAGTGTCGCATCGTTTAAAGTGACGTCCCAAACTTTCTGTTCGAAATGAAATTCAGCTCCAGCTTCTTCCGCTAGATCGATCATTTTTCTATTTAATTTTCCTCTTGAAATAGAATATATAGATTCGCCTTCCTGACCGTAATTCTGAAAATTTAATTTGTCTACCAAGTGAATGGCACGTTTGTCCATCGGAATTGCAATTTCTCTAACCGAATCACCAACACCAACTGCATCTAAAGCTTTCCAGCCACGGTTGGACATTGCTAAATTAATAGAACGACCAGAAAAATTTATTTTTCGGATATCTGGACTGCGATCATAAACGTGAACGCTGTGTCCAGCTTTTTTAAGATAAATTGCCAGAAGCGACCCTACAAGTCCAGAACCAACTACAGCAATTTTTAATGATGTTTGCATCGAGGGAAAATCTAATATTGGGTCGTAAAAATAACTAATAATAATACATGAGCTGTAAAATAAATGAACAAATTGTTCGTAAATAGTGATTCACAAAGATTATCCTGTTTTTTGATGTTTTACAAATATAACAAATTGTTATTTTATTAAATTTATTTACATAAATTAAACATTTAATTTCGTTATTACATTTATTCAATTAGTAAAACAGAAATCATGAATATTGAAATTTTACAATCGGAGATTATTTTAGAAAACGAGAAAGTACTTTTAATTCCATTTGAAAGCAAAAGAAATATAGAACTTAAAGAAATCATTTTTGATGATGAAATCTGGAAATACATGGGAATGTATGTTCGAAATGATCAGGATTTTGAAAACTATATCCAGAATACTTTACAACAGAAAGCGGCAGGAATTTGTTATCCCTTCCTTATTATAGACAAAGCTACAAACACAGTTGCGGGAAGCACACGGTATGGCTATTTAAATTATGCGAGTCAGAAATGCGAAATTGGATGGACTTGGTACGGAAAAGAGTTTCAAGGAACGGGATTAAACCAAGCATGCAAATTTGAATTGCTGAATTTTGGTTTCGAACAAATTCAATTTAGAAGAATACAATTTAGTGCAGATCTTGAAAATATAAAATCACAAAAAGCAATTGAAAAGCTGGGCGCTGTAAAAGAAGGTGTTTTCAGAAACAATTATGTCGATTCTGAAGGAAAAAGTAAAACTGATGTTTATTTTAGTATTATTTCGGAGGAATGGCAGGATGTAAAAGGACAGTATTTTGGCGAATTTGCTTAAGCTTTAATCTATAAAAACTGTATTTTAGTCCTCGATTAAATCATGAATTCTCATCGCAGACTAAAATGCAGTTATACTCAGAACATTACGTAACTCAAAAAACGGAAAGATTTGTCAATAAAGTTTGGTGTCTAGATAATAGCATTGGCGAAAGCTTGATTGAAAACAAACTCGTTCTTCCAAACGGATGTTTCAATCTTGCTTTTATAACTGGAAATTCTATTGATGTTCATACAAGTAAGGCAAAATATGAAATGAACGAAGGCGTTTACTTTTGCTCGCAAATGACAAACAAAGTTTTGGTAAACATACATCCAAAAACAAAAGTTACTATAATCCAGCTTCATACTTGGACGCTTTCTCTGTTTCCTAAATACGATTTGAGCAATTTTACAGATTCGATTATTAAAATTAATTCAGGTGAATTGCCTTTTAAAGTGGAGATTCAATCTGATATTGAAGTACTATTACAAACAATTAATGCTTATTTTGAAGCATTAGCAGATTCAAATCAAAATGTAATTGAAAAAATCTGTGAAATTATACGACTTCGCGAAGATGAAATTTCGATCTCAGAAATCGGAAAATTGTTGAATTCTTCGCAGCGATTACTTCAAATAAAATTTAAAACGGCGACTGGACTTACGATTAAAAAATACATTCAGATTTTAAAATTCAGAAAATCAGTCGATCAAATGCTGAATGCCGATTTAGAGAAAATGAGTTTAACCGAAATTGCACTTTATAATAAATACTTCGATCAATCGCATTTTATCAGAAAGTTTAAAGATGTGACTAAAACAACTCCTAAAATGTTCAATCCTGATTTGTATTTTCTTTCGCAAAAAAGATAAAATTTCGCTTTTATACAATTTTGGTACTTTTGATTGAAGTATTCTTGCAGAATCAATAATCATCAATCAATCATCAAAATGAAAATCATCAATCCCCTTTTGTTTCAATTAAAAACTATTTTAGCTGGAATTTTACTCTTTCAAATACAAATGATTTTTTCTCAAGAAGAAAAAACCTCTGCTTTGTATAAAACCATTATGTCAAAAGACAGTCTTTTATTTGATATTGGTTTTAATACTTGCGATATAAAACAATTCGAAAATTTATATACTGAAGATTTCGAGTTTTACCATGACAAAGACAGTGTTTCGGATAAAGCGAGATTTCTTAAGACTTTCAAAAGTGGCATTTGTTCTCCAACTAGAAAATACAATTACCGCAGGGAACTAATTCCTGGGAGTACCGAAATTTATCCATTATTTAAAAATGACATTTTATATGGCGCGATTCAAATGGGAACGCATCGCTTTTATGAAACTTCTGCTGGCAATCCTGAACAAGCAGGAAGCTTTGCCAAATTCACGCATCTTTGGCTCTTAAAAAATAAAGAGTGGAAATTGGCAAGATCGCTAAGCTACAATCATCAGATTACTAGTTCTACGGTAGGCTTACCTGATCTTTTTGACAATGATCAAGTAACGGAAAAATGGCTAAAAGAAAATAATGTTCCTGCTTTAGGAATTGGAATTATTACAGATGGAAAACTAAAACAGATTAAAGTTTTTGGCGAACTTAAAAAAGGCGTTTCAGCACCTTACAATACCATTTGGAATGTCGCTTCGTTGACAAAACCCGTGACTGCTATTACTGTTCTGAAATTAGTAAGTGCTGGAAAATGGGATTTAGACGAACCACTTTATAAATACTGGATTGATCCTGATATTGCAAAAGATCCTAATTTAAAATTACTGACCACGAGAATTGTTTTGAGTCATCAAACGGGTTTTCCAAATTGGAGATCTTTTAATGAATCTAAAAAATTAGATTTCAAATTCAAACCTGGAACACAATACCAGTATTCTGGAGAAGGTTTTGAATATCTGCGAAAGGCGCTGGAGAAAAAATTTCATAAAACATTGGATCAATTGGCTTCAGAATTAGTTTTTGAACCTTTAAAAATGACCGATTCCCAATTAATTTGGAATGATAAAATAGACCTTTCGAGATACGCCGTCAATTATGACAAAAACGGCAATGCTTATGAACCAACAAAAAATAAATCTGCAAATGCAGCAGACGATTTATTGACCACGATTGAAGATTATGGCAAATTTTTATCGAGCATCATGAACAACGAAGGATTAAGCAAAAAAGTTTCTGAAGACATGATTTCGCATCAAGTTCAGACCAAGAAGAATAAATATTTTGGTCTAGGTTTCGAAATTTACGATTTAGGAAATGGAAATTATGCTTTGTCTCATGGCGGTGCAGATCAAGGTGTCCAAACCATTTTTGTTTTGCTTCCAAAAACCAAACAAGGTTTAGTCATTTTTACCAATGTTGATGACGGTTATAAAGTTTACGAAAATATCGTGGTGCATTACTTAGGAGAAAATGGTCAGAAAATAGTTGAGATCGAAACAAAATAATTCACATAAAATTGAATATCAATACAAAACATGCTAAAGTTATTTATCCTTTTTTTATTATATATAAGTAAAGTTTTGACTGATTAATTGTGTTTAAAAATATTTGTTAGTTATGAGCATAGATCTACTTTTAAAGTAACTGGTCTGTGCTCTTACTTTTTTATATTCTGAAAAAAAATAAAAAATTTGGGTTAATCTTGAAACCAAATCGCAAATCAGTCGTCTAACATTTTAGGACATCTTTTTATTTCATTTAAGAAGTTTCAATCATCAATCAAAAACGAATTTCATTAATCTTAAACCATAATCAATCCCTTATGAAAAAATCAATCAAACTTATTGCACTTTTTGTTGCTTTTCAGCTTTCAGCACTGAGCATTTTTGCTCAAGATAAAGCGCAGCAAATCGAACAGCTTTTAAACAAGTATAACGAATACGGACAATTTAACGGTTCTGCCTTGGTAGCAGAAAACGGAAAAGTAATTTTCAAAAAAGGTTTTGGTTCTGCCAATATGGAATGGAATATTCCGAATCAAAGTGATACTAAATTTAGACTGGGATCTATCAGTAAACAATTTACTGCACTTTTAATTGTAAAACTGGCAGAAGAAGGAAAAATAAAACTAGATGTTCCTATTACAACTTATCTTCCAGATTATCCAAAAGAAAACGGTGGCAAAATCACTATTCATCATTTACTGACACATACTTCAGGTATTCCTAATTACACTAGCGCACCAAACTTTCTAAGAGACAAAGCAAAAAATCCATATACGCCTGAAGCCTTTGTAAAAACATTTTCTAGTCTATCGCTAGAATTTACTCCAGGCGAAAAATTCAATTACAGCAATTCGGGATATTTTTTATTGGGTTATATTATCGAAAAAATTACAGGAAAAACGTATGAGCAGAATTTGCAAGAAACTATTTTCACGCCTTTAAAAATGGTAAATTCGGGTTACGATCATAGTGATGTGATTATAAAAAACAGAGCTGCTGGTTATGAAAAAGAAGGCAAAAAAATTGTTAATGCCTCTTATATTGACATGAGCATTCCTTATGCTGCAGGATCTTTATACTCTACTGTAGAGGATTTGTATTTATGGGATCAGGCACTTTATACCAATAAACTGCTTTCTGAAAAATCGATGGAATCTTTATTCAAACCTTATATTAAAGCGTGGAATGGTTTTTACGGATACGGATGGTCAACTTATGAGGTTCCAAACGGAGACAGCAAATTAACTGTTATTGAACATGGTGGCGGTATCAACGGATTTAATACTGTTATCTCTCGCATTCCAAAAGATAAAATTCTTATCGTTTTATTGAACAACACCGGCGGAACTGTTTTAGGAGAAATGAACACGGCAATTCGCAATATTTTATACAATCAGCCTTTTAATCAGCCCAAAAAATCTCTGGCTCTTGATTTATTAGATGTTTATAATGAAAAAGGAGTTATTGCAGGAACAGATACTTATAAAAAACTAAAAAATGATCCAACTTATGCCATTAAAGAAGGCGACATGAACAGAGTTGGATATCAATTATTGCAAACTGGAAAAAAG includes these proteins:
- a CDS encoding serine hydrolase; this encodes MIFSQEEKTSALYKTIMSKDSLLFDIGFNTCDIKQFENLYTEDFEFYHDKDSVSDKARFLKTFKSGICSPTRKYNYRRELIPGSTEIYPLFKNDILYGAIQMGTHRFYETSAGNPEQAGSFAKFTHLWLLKNKEWKLARSLSYNHQITSSTVGLPDLFDNDQVTEKWLKENNVPALGIGIITDGKLKQIKVFGELKKGVSAPYNTIWNVASLTKPVTAITVLKLVSAGKWDLDEPLYKYWIDPDIAKDPNLKLLTTRIVLSHQTGFPNWRSFNESKKLDFKFKPGTQYQYSGEGFEYLRKALEKKFHKTLDQLASELVFEPLKMTDSQLIWNDKIDLSRYAVNYDKNGNAYEPTKNKSANAADDLLTTIEDYGKFLSSIMNNEGLSKKVSEDMISHQVQTKKNKYFGLGFEIYDLGNGNYALSHGGADQGVQTIFVLLPKTKQGLVIFTNVDDGYKVYENIVVHYLGENGQKIVEIETK
- a CDS encoding GNAT family N-acetyltransferase — its product is MNIEILQSEIILENEKVLLIPFESKRNIELKEIIFDDEIWKYMGMYVRNDQDFENYIQNTLQQKAAGICYPFLIIDKATNTVAGSTRYGYLNYASQKCEIGWTWYGKEFQGTGLNQACKFELLNFGFEQIQFRRIQFSADLENIKSQKAIEKLGAVKEGVFRNNYVDSEGKSKTDVYFSIISEEWQDVKGQYFGEFA
- a CDS encoding serine hydrolase, whose translation is MKKSIKLIALFVAFQLSALSIFAQDKAQQIEQLLNKYNEYGQFNGSALVAENGKVIFKKGFGSANMEWNIPNQSDTKFRLGSISKQFTALLIVKLAEEGKIKLDVPITTYLPDYPKENGGKITIHHLLTHTSGIPNYTSAPNFLRDKAKNPYTPEAFVKTFSSLSLEFTPGEKFNYSNSGYFLLGYIIEKITGKTYEQNLQETIFTPLKMVNSGYDHSDVIIKNRAAGYEKEGKKIVNASYIDMSIPYAAGSLYSTVEDLYLWDQALYTNKLLSEKSMESLFKPYIKAWNGFYGYGWSTYEVPNGDSKLTVIEHGGGINGFNTVISRIPKDKILIVLLNNTGGTVLGEMNTAIRNILYNQPFNQPKKSLALDLLDVYNEKGVIAGTDTYKKLKNDPTYAIKEGDMNRVGYQLLQTGKKKEAIEVFKINVETFPKSGNAYDSLGEAYLADGDKKLAMVNYKKSVELDPTNEGGKKVLEELSKK
- a CDS encoding helix-turn-helix domain-containing protein, translating into MQLYSEHYVTQKTERFVNKVWCLDNSIGESLIENKLVLPNGCFNLAFITGNSIDVHTSKAKYEMNEGVYFCSQMTNKVLVNIHPKTKVTIIQLHTWTLSLFPKYDLSNFTDSIIKINSGELPFKVEIQSDIEVLLQTINAYFEALADSNQNVIEKICEIIRLREDEISISEIGKLLNSSQRLLQIKFKTATGLTIKKYIQILKFRKSVDQMLNADLEKMSLTEIALYNKYFDQSHFIRKFKDVTKTTPKMFNPDLYFLSQKR
- a CDS encoding FAD-dependent oxidoreductase, with protein sequence MQTSLKIAVVGSGLVGSLLAIYLKKAGHSVHVYDRSPDIRKINFSGRSINLAMSNRGWKALDAVGVGDSVREIAIPMDKRAIHLVDKLNFQNYGQEGESIYSISRGKLNRKMIDLAEEAGAEFHFEQKVWDVTLNDATLHIGESERGEWEERKFDMVFGADGAFSRIRHRMQRQSMFNYSQEFLNMGYKELNIPANPDGTHKLDKNSFHIWPRGEYMLIALPNLDGSFTCTLFMPFEGENSFESLTDRKMVEDFFEKNFPDSIEVIPELANDFFKNPTSTLVTMKCFPWTYENKIALIGDACHAIVPFYGQGMNAGFEDITVLSEMIEKYQDDWKKIFAEYQISRKPNADAIAELSYRNFLEMSTKTADEKFLLQKKIEKVFSDKHPDKWIPLYSRVTFSDRPYAEALAIGDYQNGIMEEVLRMENIENIWDSPEVENKILELLENR